The region GCCCTGCACCTGGACCACGGCACCAGCTTTGAGCAGTGCATGAAGTGCATCCGGGTGGGCTTTACTTCAGTGATGATTGACGGTTCAAAACTGCCCCTGGAAGAAAACATTGCCCTTACCAACAAAGTGCTGGAGGTGGCCCGGGCCACCGGTGTGTCGGTGGAAGCAGAGCTGGGCAAAATCGGCGGCACCGAAGATGATATTCATGTGGACGAAAAGGACGCTTTCTTCACCGATCCGGAAGAAGCCCGGTATTTTGTGGAAAAAACCGGCGTGGATGCCCTGGCGGTAGCCATCGGCACAGCCCACGGCCAGTATAAAGGGATACCTCAATTAGACTTCCCCCGCCTGGAAAAAATTGCCGGCCTGGTTAAAATACCCATTGTACTGCACGGTTCCTCCGGCGTGCCTGACGAGGCGGTGCAAGAAGCCATCCGCCTGGGCGTGCGCAAAGTAAACATCGATACCAACATCCGGGAAGCCTTTACCGCCGCCTGCCGTCAGGTGCTGGACAGCAACGCCAAAGAAATTGATCCCCGCAAAGTATTAGGCCCGGCCCGGGAAGCAGCGACCCAGGTCATCAGAGAAAAAATCAGGGTCTTTGGCAGCGCCGGCAAAGCCTAAAACCGGCCGGGCGGCCGGCCCACACATTAATCAGGAGGGACTACCATGCTGCTTTTTATCGATACCGCCAATGTCAACGAGATTCGTGCGGCCAATGAACTGGGCATTATTGCGGGTGTTACCACCAACCCTTCCCTGATTGCCCGGGAGGGGCGGGATTTTGCTGAAGTGGTCAAAGAAATAACCTCCCTGGTAGACGGCCCCGTCAGTGCGGAAGTTATCAGCCTGGAAGCGGCCGGTATGCTGCAGGAGGCGGTACAACTGGCGGCCATCCACCCCAACATTGTGGTAAAAATACCCATGACCGCCGAAGGCTTAAAGGCCACCCGGGCCTGCGCCGCCAGGGGCATCAAAACCAACGTAACGCTGGTTTTTTCAGCCAACCAGGCGCTGCTGGCGGCCCGGGCGGGCGCCACCTACGTCAGCCCCTTTGTGGGCCGCCTGGATGATATCGGCCACGACGGCATTGGCTTAATTTATGATATTGTTGAGATATTTGATAACTACGGCCTGCCCACCCAAATTATTTCTGCCAGCATCCGCCACCCGCTGCATGTGCTGCAGTCGGCCAAAGCCGGTGCCCATATCGCCACAGTGCCCTATAAAGTGCTGCTGCAGATGATCAAACACCCGTTGACCGAGCAAGGCATTGATGCTTTTCTGGCCGATTGGGCCAAGCTGCCCAAGCAGGGTTAAAGCGCGGCCGGCGGCTGACAGTTGACCAATCCTCCTGCCTAAGCTATACTGTAAACAGTGCCGGCGGGCAGCGCCCGCCGGCACGGCAAGTAGAAGAAAAGCCGGGCCTTTGCAGTGTGGCACAGCTGAGCCGGGCTTTTTCTGCCTTTTAGGAGGATTATGAGGTGGTCAGTATTGTCAGAAAATTAATCAACAAATGTAAGCAAACCTGTTTGGATTCCTACCACCGGCTCTTAAATCTCCCGGAGGCTCCCCGGCAGGTGGCCCAGGGAATCGCCCTGGGCGTTGCCTTTGACTTTTTGCCGGTTCCCTTTATCAGCATTCCCCTTTCCTTTTTGGTGGCCAAACTGGTACGGGTGCATGCAGTGGCCGCCACCCTGACGGTTTGTCTGTTTAAACCGGTGGTTCCCCTGTTTTTTACCCTGAATATTTTTGTGGGCAAACTGCTGGTGGGTTCGGCCCCCTCGCCCATCAGCGAAGAAATTGCCCACGGCGTTCCCCTGCTGACCAAAGCCCTGTTGCAAATTAAAGCCTTAGGTTTGCCTTTCCTGGTGGGCAGCGTGACCAACGCTGTCTGGGCCGGCCTGCTGGTTTATTATGCCGCCGTTAAGTTTTTAGAAGCCCGGCAAAAGGCCATAAAAAAAAACCCTGAAAGCCGCTGCTGCGAATAAAAGGTCGCAGCCCTGGCAATATAGGTGATAAACCACAATACGTTTTAAAGGTGGAGTGTACTTGTCTGAGCAAGATAAGCCTGTCAACCTGCAGGCTGATTTAGAAGCCAAAACCATGCGGGAATTGTATGCCATTGCCCGTGAGCTGGAAATTCCCGGCTATTACAAGCTGCGCAAGAAAGAACTGGTTTTTGAAATATCCAAACTGCAGTCCAAGCAAAGCGGCGTTTCCTTCGCCGGCGGGGTGCTGGAAATATTGCCGGACGGCTACGGGTTTTTAAGGCCGTCCACCTATGTGCCCAGCAACGACGACATTTATGTTTCGGTATCGCAAATCCGCCGGTTTGATTTGCGCACCGGCGACCTGGTTTACGGCCAGGTGCGCAAGCCCAAAGACAACGAGCGGTATTACGGACTTTTGCGGGTAGAACAGGTCAACGGCGGCCGGCCGGAGCTGGCAGCCGAACGCATGCACTTTGCCGGCCTGACACCCCTTTATCCCCAAGCACGCATCCGGCTGGAAAACAGCCCCGACAGGATTTCCACCCGCGTCATCGACCTCATTGCCCCCATCGGCAAAGGGCAGCGGGGTCTCATCGTAGCCCCGCCCAAAGCCGGCAAAACCATTCTGATCAAAGAAATTGCCAACAGCGTTACCGTTAACCACCCGGAAATTGAACTGTTCATCCTGCTAATTGACGAAAGGCCCGAAGAAGTAACCGATATTGAACGTTCGGTAAAGGCGGAGGTTATCAGCTCTACCTTTGACGAGCCGCCGGAAAACCATGTCAAGGCTTCCGAGATGGTGCTGGAGCGGGCCAAACGGCTGGTAGAAAG is a window of Desulforamulus hydrothermalis Lam5 = DSM 18033 DNA encoding:
- a CDS encoding class II fructose-1,6-bisphosphate aldolase, with amino-acid sequence MPLVSVKELLQRAEEGKYAVGAFNVNNMEIVQAIVAAAEAERAPVIMQASQGAIKYAGIEYIYALASLAAGRASVPVALHLDHGTSFEQCMKCIRVGFTSVMIDGSKLPLEENIALTNKVLEVARATGVSVEAELGKIGGTEDDIHVDEKDAFFTDPEEARYFVEKTGVDALAVAIGTAHGQYKGIPQLDFPRLEKIAGLVKIPIVLHGSSGVPDEAVQEAIRLGVRKVNIDTNIREAFTAACRQVLDSNAKEIDPRKVLGPAREAATQVIREKIRVFGSAGKA
- the fsa gene encoding fructose-6-phosphate aldolase, with the protein product MLLFIDTANVNEIRAANELGIIAGVTTNPSLIAREGRDFAEVVKEITSLVDGPVSAEVISLEAAGMLQEAVQLAAIHPNIVVKIPMTAEGLKATRACAARGIKTNVTLVFSANQALLAARAGATYVSPFVGRLDDIGHDGIGLIYDIVEIFDNYGLPTQIISASIRHPLHVLQSAKAGAHIATVPYKVLLQMIKHPLTEQGIDAFLADWAKLPKQG
- a CDS encoding DUF2062 domain-containing protein, with amino-acid sequence MVSIVRKLINKCKQTCLDSYHRLLNLPEAPRQVAQGIALGVAFDFLPVPFISIPLSFLVAKLVRVHAVAATLTVCLFKPVVPLFFTLNIFVGKLLVGSAPSPISEEIAHGVPLLTKALLQIKALGLPFLVGSVTNAVWAGLLVYYAAVKFLEARQKAIKKNPESRCCE
- the rho gene encoding transcription termination factor Rho; protein product: MSEQDKPVNLQADLEAKTMRELYAIARELEIPGYYKLRKKELVFEISKLQSKQSGVSFAGGVLEILPDGYGFLRPSTYVPSNDDIYVSVSQIRRFDLRTGDLVYGQVRKPKDNERYYGLLRVEQVNGGRPELAAERMHFAGLTPLYPQARIRLENSPDRISTRVIDLIAPIGKGQRGLIVAPPKAGKTILIKEIANSVTVNHPEIELFILLIDERPEEVTDIERSVKAEVISSTFDEPPENHVKASEMVLERAKRLVESGRHVMILLDSITRLARAHNLIIPPSGRTLSGGVDPAALHKPKRFFGAARNVEEGGSLTILATALVETGSRMDDVIFEEFKGTGNMELILDRRLADRRLFPAIDIQRSGTRREDLLLTKEELEYVWSLRKAIAGMSPLEALENLLERIKNSKSNQEILGDFKPKNRLQAAAAEPGEPASALPKRAGRRKSAAETARL